GCCGGGTGACGCTGGTGGTCCTGACCGGCGTGATGGCCGGCTGCCTGCGCGCGCTGTGGCCGTGGCAGGACGGCGACCGGTCGCTGCTCGCGCCCGGCGACCACGTCCCCGCTGCGGCCGGACTGGCTGCGCTGGGCTTCGTGCTCGTGGTCGCCGTCATCCTGGTCGAACGCCGGGTCGTCCGCCACCGGCAGCCGGAGCAGCCGGCGGCGGACAACGACGAGCAGCCGGCCGACACCTCCCGCTGACGCAGCTCAGCGACCGGTGGCCGCGATGTCCCTGACGCCGGCGAGCAACCGGTCCACGTCCTCCTCGTTGGTGTACGGCGCGATGCCGGCGCGCACGCCGCCGGCCTCGCCGAGGCCGAGCCGCTCGGCGCACTCGAGCGCGTAGAAGCTGCCCGCCGGCGCGTTGACGCCGCGCTGAGCGAGCAGGTGGTGCACCCGGGCACCGTCCACCCCGGCCACGGTGAACAGCTCCGTCGGCGTGCGTCGGGCGGCGTGCCCGTACGTCCGCACGCCGTCGATGGCCGCCAGCCCTTCGGCGAGCCTGGCGGCGAGCCGCTGCTCGTGCTCCTCCAGCACGGTCACCGACCTGGTCAGCCTGGCCCTGCGGTTGCCGTCGCCGCGCACCAGGCCGGCGAGGAAGTCGACCGCAGCCGTGGTGCCGGCGAGCAGCTCGTACGGCAGCGTGCCGAGCTCGAACCGTTCCGGCACCTCGTCGGTGGCGGGCCTGAGCTTGTCCGGGTGCAGCCGTTCCAGCGTCTGCGGGCTTGCGGCGAGCACACCCAGGTGCGGCCCGAGGAACTTGTACGGCGAGCAGGCGAAGAAGTCGGCGCCCATCGCGTCCATGTCGATGACCGCGTGCGGTGTCAGGTGCACGCCGTCGACGTACAGCAGGGCGGCGGCCTCGTGCACCGCACGGGCGAGCGCGAGGATGTCGGGTCGGGTGCCGATCAGGTTCGACGCGCCGGTGACGGCCACCACCCGGGTGCGCTCGGTCAGCAACGACGCGACGGCGTCGGTGCCGAGCTCGCCGGTGGCCGGGTCGAACTCCGCCCAGCGCACCTTGGCGTCGACGGTGTCCGCCGCCTGCACCCAGGGCCTGATGTTGGCGTCGTGGTCCAGGCTGGTCACCACGACCTCGTCCCCGGCGCGCCACTGCTTGGCCAGGGTGCGGGCGAAGTCGTACGTCAGCTGCGTCATGCTCCGGCCGAACACCACGCCCCGCGGCTCGGCGCCGAGCAGGTCGGCCATGGCGACCCTGGCGTCCCTGACCGCGTCGTCGGCGTGGCGCTCCGCCCTGGTCACCCGGCCGCGGTTGGCCACGCCACCGGCGAGCAGCTGCACCATCGCCTGCCCCACCTGTTCCGGCGCTTGTGAGCCGCCGGGTCCGTCGAAGTACGCAGTGTCGTCGCGCAGTGCCGGGAACCGCCCCCGCACCGCTGTCACGTCGAACTCAGCCACGCTCACCCCTCAGATGCCGAGGTCCGCCAGCTCGTAGGCGTACCTGTAGGTCAGGCCCTGTGCCTCGATCGCCGCCTTCGCGCAGCGCTCGACGATCACCGCGACGCCTACGACGTCCGCGCCCGCCTCGACCAGCGCGTCCACCGCAGTGAGCACCGACCCGCCGGTGGTGGACGTGTCCTCCACGGCGAGCACCCGGCGGCCGGCGACGTCGGGACCCTCGATCCGCCGCTGCAGGCCGTGCGCCTTGCCGGCCTTGCGGACGACGAACGCGTCGAGCGGCTCGCCGGCAGTGGCAGCCGCGTGCATCATGGCCGTCCCCACCGGGTCGGCGCCCAGCGTCAGGCCGCCGACGGCCTGGTAGTCGAGGTCGGCGGTCAGCTCGCGCATCACCCGGCCGACCAGCGGCGCCGACGACCCGGCAAGCGTCGTCCTGCGCAGGTCGACGTAGTGGTCGGCGACCTGCCCTGAGCTCAGCGTCACGGCGCCGTGGACGACCGCGTGTTCTTTGATGAGGGCGAGGAGGTCATCGCGATCGGACATGCCAACGACCCTACTGGCCCCCGGCCCGGCGGACTACTGGCGGCCGAGGCGGCTACTGATCGCCGTGACCAGTTTGCGCGGCGCACGCCGGGACAGCTGGGTGATCACCTTGTAGCGCAGCGAGGGGACGCTGACGATCACGCCACGGCGCAGGTCGTCGAACGCGCCGTCGACGACCCGCTCGACGTCCAGCCACAGCGGCTCGGGGATGGCGCCCTTGTCGATGCTGGCCCGCTCGTGGAACTCGGTGTGCGTGTAGCCGGGGCAGAGGGCGAGCACGTGTACGCTGGTGCCCTTCAGCTCGGTCGCGACGCTCTCCGTCAGCGCGGTGACGTAGGCCTTCGCCGCGTTGTACGTGCTCTGCGGCACGAACCCCGCGACGCTGGACACGTTGATCACCACGCCGCGACCGCGCCGCACCATCGCCTGCACACCCACGTGGGTCAGTCGCAGCACCGCGCGGACGAGCACGCGGAGCAGTCGGTCTTCTTCGTCGACGCTGGTCGAGAGGAAGCTGCGCCGGATCGCGAAGCCGGCGTTGTTCACCAGCATGTCGACCGGTTCGGTGTCGTCGGCGAGGCGCTGCTCGACGGTCGCGAGGCTCTTGTCCTCGCTGAGGTCGGCAGGGAGCACCTCGACGTCGACGGCGTACCGCTTGAGCTGCCCGGCGGCCTCCTCGAGCCGCCCCGCGTCGCGGGCGACCAAGACCAGGTTCCACCCGGCCTCGGCCAACCGTTGTGCGAAGGCTCGACCGATTCCCGCCGTAGCGCCAGTCACGAGTGCGCGTGCCATGCTCCAAGCCTCGCACGCCCGGAAGATCGCCTGGTAAGCGGTCCACAGATACCCGGAGGTGGGCGCGCTCGGCCGGGTCGGGGAAGCTGTAGGCAGTGCGAAATCCCTTGCTGCTCGGCATCGACCTCACGGCGGCCACCACGGTAGCCGTCGTCGAGCCAGGACGCGGCGTCGTCGCCTACGACAGCCGCGCCGCCGACGTGCGCAGCACACGCCCCGGCTGGGCGGAGGTCGACCCGCGGCAGTGGTGGCGGCAGGTCTGCGAGCTGCTGCCCAAGGTGGTGAAGACGGCCGGCGCCACGCCCGGCGACATCACCGCCGTCGCGGTCGCCGGCACGGCACCCGCGGTCGTCCTTGCCGACCAGGCGGCCAAGCCGCTGCGGCCGGCCATCCTCCCCGCCGACGAACGGGCGGTGGAGCAGCGCGCCGGCCTGCACCTCCAGCTCGCCGGCGTGGACCTGCTGAACCTGACCGGCAGCGCGCTGACCCGGCCGGCGGTCGCGCCGCTGCTGATGTGGCTCACCACGCACGAGCCGGAGGCGTGGCGGCGTACCGCCGCCGTGCTCGGGCCGGCGGAGTGGCTGGCCACCGTGCTCGGCGCGACCGTGCACATCGAGACGAACTGGGCGCGTGCGAGCGGGCTTTACACACTCGCCGGCGAGCCGGCGGACGCCGTGCTCGACGCGGCCGCGCTGTCGGGCGAGCGGTTGGCGCCGGTGCGGCGGGCCGGCGAGCAGGTGGGCACGGTCAGCACCGCGGCGGCCGAGGCGACCGGCCTGACTGCGGACACCCCGATCGTCGCCGGCAGCGCGGACCACGTGCTCACCGCGTGCGCCGCCGGCCTCACCGACCCGGGCGACCTGCTGCTCGGCCTCGGCGACAGCGGCGAGCTGCTTGCCGTCGCCGGCGAGCGGCTCGTCGACCAGCGGCTGTTTCTCGCCGAGCACCCGGTGCCCGGGCGCTGGTTGCCGTACGGCCGGATGGCCACCACCGGCGCCCTCGTCCGGTGGGTCGAACGGCTCACCGGCACGCCCCGGCCGGGCACCCTGGACGCGGCGGCCGCCGACCGGCTGCCGGCGACCATCGTCTGCCAGCCGTACTTCGACGGCGAGCAGTCGCCGCTGCACGACCCGCTGCTGCGCGGCTCGTTCGTCGGGCTGCACCTGGGGCACGACGCCGCCGACCTGTACCGGGCCTGCCTGGAGGCCACGGCGTACGGCTTTCGGCAGCTGGTCGAGGTGCTCACCGAGCACGACCTGCGCCTCGGCCTGGCCCGGCTCACCGGCGGGGCGACGTCGCCGCTGTGGCGGCAGATCCTCGCCGACGTGCTGCGCCGGCCGCTCTACCCGCTGATGGACACCCCGGTCGCTGCCGTCGGTGCGACGGCAGCGGCCGGCGTCGGTACCGGGGCGTTCGCCGACTGGGCCGAGGCGGTGGGCCTGATCCGGATGGGCGCGCCGGTGGAGCCGACCGGCAAGGCGGAGCTGGCGTACGAGGAGAGCTACCAGGTGTACCGATCGCTCCAGGACGAGCTGCGGCCCGCCTCGCACCGGCTGGCACCGCGCAGCCGGTAGCGTCGGGTGCGCAAGCGCGACCCGAGTGGGAGGCCGATGCCGGACGACAGCTGGGACCTGGCCGAGCTCGCGGCGCTGGCGGTGGACGCGGCGCGGGCCGCGGGCACGCTGCTCCTCGACCGGCAGTCGGGGCCGCTGCAGCTCGATACCAAGTCCAGCGACACCGACGTGGTCTCCGACGCCGATCGCGCTGCCGAGCAGGCGGTCACCGCCACGATCGCGGCACGCCGGCCGCACGACGCCGTGCTGGCCGAGGAGTCCGGCGCCACCGCGGGCGGCAGCGGGCTGCGCTGGGTGATCGACCCGCTGGACGGCACGGTGAACTTCGTCTACGGGCGCGGCGAGTGGGCGGTCTCTGTCGCCGTGGAGGACGACGCGAACACGCTGGCCGGCGCGGTCTACGTCCCGACGCGGGACGAGATGTACCACGCCACCCGCGGCGGCGGGGCGTACCGCGGCGACACCCGGCTGGCCGTCCCGGACCCCGCGTCGCTTGGCCAGGCGATGCTCGCCACCGGGTTCTCCTACGACGCGAAGCGGCGGGGCGAGCAGGGCGGCAAGATCGCCGAGATCCTGCCGCTGGTGCGCGACATCAGGCGCACCGGCTCCTGCGCCGTGGACCTGGTCGACCTCGCCGCCGGCCGCGCCGACGCGTTCTACGAGGACGAGGTGAACCACTGGGACGTCGCCGCGGCCGCGC
The nucleotide sequence above comes from Streptosporangiales bacterium. Encoded proteins:
- a CDS encoding cysteine desulfurase-like protein, whose product is MSVAEFDVTAVRGRFPALRDDTAYFDGPGGSQAPEQVGQAMVQLLAGGVANRGRVTRAERHADDAVRDARVAMADLLGAEPRGVVFGRSMTQLTYDFARTLAKQWRAGDEVVVTSLDHDANIRPWVQAADTVDAKVRWAEFDPATGELGTDAVASLLTERTRVVAVTGASNLIGTRPDILALARAVHEAAALLYVDGVHLTPHAVIDMDAMGADFFACSPYKFLGPHLGVLAASPQTLERLHPDKLRPATDEVPERFELGTLPYELLAGTTAAVDFLAGLVRGDGNRRARLTRSVTVLEEHEQRLAARLAEGLAAIDGVRTYGHAARRTPTELFTVAGVDGARVHHLLAQRGVNAPAGSFYALECAERLGLGEAGGVRAGIAPYTNEEDVDRLLAGVRDIAATGR
- a CDS encoding orotate phosphoribosyltransferase: MSDRDDLLALIKEHAVVHGAVTLSSGQVADHYVDLRRTTLAGSSAPLVGRVMRELTADLDYQAVGGLTLGADPVGTAMMHAAATAGEPLDAFVVRKAGKAHGLQRRIEGPDVAGRRVLAVEDTSTTGGSVLTAVDALVEAGADVVGVAVIVERCAKAAIEAQGLTYRYAYELADLGI
- a CDS encoding SDR family NAD(P)-dependent oxidoreductase, which gives rise to MARALVTGATAGIGRAFAQRLAEAGWNLVLVARDAGRLEEAAGQLKRYAVDVEVLPADLSEDKSLATVEQRLADDTEPVDMLVNNAGFAIRRSFLSTSVDEEDRLLRVLVRAVLRLTHVGVQAMVRRGRGVVINVSSVAGFVPQSTYNAAKAYVTALTESVATELKGTSVHVLALCPGYTHTEFHERASIDKGAIPEPLWLDVERVVDGAFDDLRRGVIVSVPSLRYKVITQLSRRAPRKLVTAISSRLGRQ
- a CDS encoding carbohydrate kinase, whose translation is MRNPLLLGIDLTAATTVAVVEPGRGVVAYDSRAADVRSTRPGWAEVDPRQWWRQVCELLPKVVKTAGATPGDITAVAVAGTAPAVVLADQAAKPLRPAILPADERAVEQRAGLHLQLAGVDLLNLTGSALTRPAVAPLLMWLTTHEPEAWRRTAAVLGPAEWLATVLGATVHIETNWARASGLYTLAGEPADAVLDAAALSGERLAPVRRAGEQVGTVSTAAAEATGLTADTPIVAGSADHVLTACAAGLTDPGDLLLGLGDSGELLAVAGERLVDQRLFLAEHPVPGRWLPYGRMATTGALVRWVERLTGTPRPGTLDAAAADRLPATIVCQPYFDGEQSPLHDPLLRGSFVGLHLGHDAADLYRACLEATAYGFRQLVEVLTEHDLRLGLARLTGGATSPLWRQILADVLRRPLYPLMDTPVAAVGATAAAGVGTGAFADWAEAVGLIRMGAPVEPTGKAELAYEESYQVYRSLQDELRPASHRLAPRSR
- a CDS encoding inositol monophosphatase; amino-acid sequence: MPDDSWDLAELAALAVDAARAAGTLLLDRQSGPLQLDTKSSDTDVVSDADRAAEQAVTATIAARRPHDAVLAEESGATAGGSGLRWVIDPLDGTVNFVYGRGEWAVSVAVEDDANTLAGAVYVPTRDEMYHATRGGGAYRGDTRLAVPDPASLGQAMLATGFSYDAKRRGEQGGKIAEILPLVRDIRRTGSCAVDLVDLAAGRADAFYEDEVNHWDVAAAALVAREAGATVGIATGGAGEPSLAVLAAGPTLYPAVAAALTFRS